From the Gallaecimonas kandeliae genome, one window contains:
- a CDS encoding gp16 family protein gives MASKQQIQLIHIAKAQLGLDDDLYRQLLMDIGGAPSSKELTFAKADAVLEHLKSKGFKAIPKGRLSPKSGTAAVGAVDKIRAIWITMSKQGFVRDGSETALDKWVCSVTQVRHVGWLKQRSAAQALEALKKWHTRELERALGARWGFFPESRLYLTLDDYRRQGRPTHGGRWYEALCDLYKKYGVAK, from the coding sequence ATGGCCTCTAAGCAGCAGATCCAGCTGATCCACATCGCCAAGGCCCAGCTGGGCCTGGATGACGACCTCTACCGCCAACTGCTGATGGACATTGGAGGCGCTCCGTCCAGCAAGGAACTGACCTTTGCCAAAGCCGACGCCGTTTTGGAACACCTCAAGAGCAAGGGCTTCAAGGCCATTCCAAAGGGCCGGCTTAGCCCCAAGTCCGGCACTGCAGCGGTGGGCGCCGTCGACAAGATCAGGGCCATCTGGATCACCATGAGCAAGCAGGGCTTCGTGCGCGACGGCTCAGAAACGGCCCTCGACAAGTGGGTCTGCTCGGTCACACAGGTGCGGCACGTCGGCTGGCTCAAGCAACGCAGCGCCGCCCAGGCCCTGGAAGCCCTCAAGAAGTGGCACACCAGGGAGCTGGAGCGCGCCCTGGGCGCGCGCTGGGGCTTCTTCCCGGAAAGCAGGCTTTACCTCACCCTGGACGACTACCGCCGCCAGGGCCGCCCCACCCATGGCGGCCGCTGGTATGAGGCCCTTTGTGACCTGTACAAGAAGTACGGGGTGGCCAAATGA
- a CDS encoding SDR family oxidoreductase has product MSFDFTGKTVFVMGGTSGINLGIAQGFAAAGARVAVASRSQDKVDAAVASLGQGAFGFSVDVRDAEAVAEVFAKARDQFGQPIDVLVSGAAGNFPAPAKELSSNGFKAVVDIDLQGTFNVMKGAYPHLARPGSIINISAPQAFIPMALQVHVCAAKAGVDMITRTLAMEWGPEGIRVNSLVPGPIEGTEGMARLAPGDKALAMVRESVPLKRNGSPADLANAALFLASPLADYISGVVLPVDGGWSLAGVSSAMDNLARAFATQG; this is encoded by the coding sequence ATGTCTTTCGATTTCACGGGCAAGACGGTATTCGTCATGGGCGGTACCAGCGGCATCAACCTGGGTATAGCCCAGGGCTTCGCCGCCGCCGGCGCCAGGGTGGCGGTGGCCAGCCGCAGCCAGGACAAGGTGGATGCCGCCGTGGCCAGCCTGGGCCAGGGCGCCTTCGGTTTCAGCGTCGACGTGCGCGACGCCGAAGCCGTGGCAGAGGTCTTCGCCAAGGCCCGCGACCAGTTCGGCCAGCCCATTGACGTGCTGGTGAGCGGCGCCGCCGGCAACTTCCCGGCGCCGGCCAAGGAGCTGTCCAGCAACGGTTTCAAGGCGGTGGTGGATATCGACCTGCAGGGCACCTTCAATGTCATGAAGGGTGCTTACCCGCACCTGGCCAGGCCCGGCAGCATCATCAATATCTCAGCCCCCCAGGCCTTCATTCCCATGGCCTTGCAGGTACATGTCTGCGCCGCCAAGGCAGGGGTGGACATGATCACCCGTACCCTGGCCATGGAATGGGGCCCCGAGGGGATCCGCGTCAACTCCCTGGTACCGGGCCCCATCGAAGGCACAGAGGGCATGGCGCGCCTGGCCCCGGGCGACAAAGCCCTGGCCATGGTCAGGGAGTCGGTGCCGCTCAAACGCAACGGCAGCCCGGCGGATCTGGCCAACGCCGCCCTCTTCCTGGCCTCGCCCCTGGCCGATTACATCAGCGGCGTGGTGCTGCCGGTGGACGGCGGCTGGTCCCTGGCCGGGGTTTCCAGCGCCATGGACAACCTGGCCAGGGCCTTCGCCACGCAAGGCTAA
- a CDS encoding DUF2786 domain-containing protein, protein MDDRILAKIKKLMALANRTTNPHEAASALAKAQALMAAHQLTESDVALSAIDEASAKLANKSQTQPRWSHMLVSVLTRAFGVEAIFRHQWFDEPQCHFIGPSERVEVAVYCYTVLARQLTRARREYLATLNKRLKTTTKTARADLYCEGWVFGVREKVEALVPTEQEADLISQYFAKHYPNTQEGKARQSKTTKRDHSAADDGYQDGRQVQLSHGVKGAAQPAMLGKE, encoded by the coding sequence ATGGACGACCGTATCCTAGCCAAAATCAAGAAGCTGATGGCCCTGGCGAACCGGACCACCAACCCCCACGAGGCGGCCAGCGCCCTGGCCAAGGCCCAGGCATTGATGGCGGCCCACCAGTTGACCGAAAGCGATGTGGCGCTGTCGGCCATAGACGAGGCCAGCGCCAAACTGGCCAATAAGAGCCAGACCCAGCCGCGTTGGTCGCACATGCTGGTGTCTGTATTGACGCGGGCCTTCGGTGTGGAGGCCATTTTTAGGCACCAGTGGTTTGACGAGCCGCAGTGCCACTTTATCGGCCCGTCTGAAAGGGTAGAAGTGGCCGTCTATTGCTACACAGTGCTGGCCAGGCAGCTCACCAGGGCAAGGCGTGAGTACCTGGCCACACTCAACAAGCGCCTCAAGACCACCACCAAGACCGCCCGCGCCGATCTCTACTGTGAAGGCTGGGTCTTTGGTGTGCGGGAGAAAGTCGAAGCGCTAGTGCCAACCGAGCAAGAGGCGGACCTGATCAGCCAGTACTTCGCCAAGCACTACCCCAACACCCAGGAGGGCAAGGCCAGACAGAGCAAGACCACCAAGCGCGACCATAGCGCCGCCGACGACGGCTACCAGGACGGCCGCCAAGTGCAGCTAAGCCACGGTGTCAAAGGCGCCGCGCAGCCGGCCATGTTGGGTAAGGAGTAA
- a CDS encoding putative holin: MSRRTAPRLTLAALLAVLLLLAIGELSPVKLPVVLYKVCLVQLGVVLGYWLDRTLYPYARPHLAFEKANDACRRHEHELARTLGYVAAALTIRRALIVIACVLGLTLGL, from the coding sequence ATGTCACGCCGAACCGCCCCCCGCTTGACCCTGGCCGCCTTGCTGGCCGTCCTGCTGTTGCTGGCCATTGGCGAGCTGTCCCCCGTCAAACTGCCGGTGGTGCTCTACAAGGTCTGTCTGGTACAGCTCGGCGTCGTGCTGGGCTACTGGCTGGACCGCACCCTCTACCCCTACGCCAGGCCGCACCTGGCCTTCGAGAAAGCCAACGACGCCTGCCGGCGCCATGAGCACGAGCTGGCACGGACTCTGGGCTATGTGGCGGCGGCGCTAACAATACGCCGGGCGCTGATCGTCATCGCCTGCGTGCTCGGCCTGACGCTGGGGCTCTGA
- a CDS encoding DNA-binding protein — MTPKQVKEALRAQGTTITKWAEERGYPRAAVYRVLNGVEKAAYGRAHQIAVDLGLKPKFDADAA, encoded by the coding sequence ATGACCCCCAAGCAAGTTAAAGAAGCGCTACGCGCCCAGGGCACCACCATCACCAAGTGGGCCGAGGAACGTGGTTATCCACGTGCCGCTGTCTATCGCGTTCTCAACGGCGTTGAGAAGGCGGCATACGGCCGCGCCCACCAGATCGCCGTGGACCTGGGCCTCAAGCCCAAGTTCGACGCCGATGCCGCTTGA
- a CDS encoding phage protein Gp27 family protein, with the protein MSIVSSRSSIARQPAEIRDYIEALLMNTALTLDEKVADLRAQFPDEDDLPSRSALGRYGQKLEQRLSAIRASTEAAKIIRAHAGDREDARSEALTAMIQSELFESIMALQEASDEDVNPAERIGLLSKAAKNIATLTRSSVALKKYQEDIAEAARQELLREQTAALEAMPNKGGVTEETKQAIRDALGIK; encoded by the coding sequence ATGAGCATCGTATCCAGTCGCAGCTCCATTGCGCGCCAGCCCGCAGAAATCCGCGATTACATCGAAGCCTTGCTGATGAACACGGCGCTGACGCTGGACGAGAAAGTGGCTGATCTGCGGGCACAGTTCCCAGACGAAGACGACTTGCCATCGCGTAGCGCCCTGGGCCGCTACGGCCAGAAGCTGGAGCAGCGCCTGTCTGCCATCCGCGCCAGCACCGAGGCCGCCAAGATCATCCGCGCCCATGCCGGCGACCGTGAAGACGCCCGCTCAGAAGCCCTGACCGCCATGATCCAAAGCGAGCTTTTCGAGTCGATCATGGCGCTCCAGGAAGCGAGCGACGAGGATGTGAACCCGGCCGAGCGCATCGGCCTGCTCTCCAAGGCCGCCAAGAACATCGCCACCCTGACCCGCAGCTCGGTAGCCCTGAAGAAGTACCAGGAAGACATTGCCGAGGCAGCGCGCCAGGAACTGCTGCGTGAGCAAACGGCGGCCCTTGAAGCCATGCCCAACAAGGGGGGCGTGACCGAGGAAACCAAGCAAGCCATCCGCGACGCCCTGGGGATCAAGTGA
- a CDS encoding ExeA family protein produces the protein MPMQLNRVLEMIDVGKSELARAVRLSPATITNLIHYGKWPKSRSVEAFQAEVIDYLRTQGLQPHHENGLFDFEGGPLAGTQGTDPSQNRRGNNLESMMLLRKQNLTQKARQAFGLARDPFGEVRDSSEVFLTHDIRYVRESMRVGAKFGTFMAIVGESGAGKSTLRKDLATWAASEHDPVILIEPYVLGMEESDERGKSLKALHIAEAIIRAVAPSEKVAHSAETRFRQVHTCLLESYRAGNRHVLIIEEAHGLPIATLKHLKRFYELEDGFNKLLSIILVGQPELGNRLDERNPRVREIVQRCEVVKLRPLNDHLEQYLAHRFKLAGVDITQLMDAAAFQALRAKLTGQGFSALYPLAVHNVLTAALNEAADLGIDAVTSDLIKGV, from the coding sequence ATGCCCATGCAACTGAACCGGGTGCTGGAGATGATCGACGTCGGCAAGTCGGAGCTGGCCCGGGCCGTCCGCTTGTCGCCCGCCACCATCACCAACCTCATCCACTACGGCAAATGGCCGAAAAGCCGCAGCGTCGAGGCCTTCCAGGCCGAGGTGATCGACTACCTGCGCACTCAGGGCCTGCAGCCCCATCACGAGAATGGATTGTTCGATTTCGAGGGTGGTCCCCTGGCTGGTACCCAGGGGACCGATCCAAGTCAAAACCGCAGAGGCAATAACCTGGAGAGCATGATGCTACTACGTAAGCAGAACCTGACACAAAAAGCGCGGCAGGCGTTCGGCCTGGCCCGCGACCCCTTCGGGGAGGTGCGCGATAGCTCCGAGGTCTTCCTGACCCACGATATCCGCTATGTGCGCGAGTCGATGCGGGTGGGGGCCAAGTTCGGCACCTTCATGGCCATCGTCGGCGAATCCGGTGCCGGCAAATCCACCCTGCGCAAGGACTTGGCCACCTGGGCCGCCAGTGAGCACGACCCGGTGATCCTCATCGAGCCCTATGTGCTGGGCATGGAAGAAAGCGACGAACGCGGCAAGAGCCTCAAGGCCTTGCACATCGCCGAGGCCATCATCCGCGCCGTCGCCCCCAGCGAGAAAGTGGCCCACAGCGCCGAAACCCGCTTCCGCCAGGTCCATACCTGCCTGCTGGAAAGCTACCGCGCCGGCAACAGGCACGTTCTGATCATCGAAGAGGCCCACGGCCTGCCCATCGCCACCCTCAAGCATTTGAAAAGGTTCTACGAGCTGGAAGACGGCTTCAACAAGCTGCTCTCGATCATCCTTGTCGGCCAGCCCGAACTGGGCAACCGCCTGGACGAGCGCAACCCCAGGGTGCGCGAGATCGTCCAGCGCTGCGAGGTGGTCAAACTGCGCCCCCTGAACGACCACCTGGAGCAGTACCTGGCGCACCGCTTCAAGCTGGCCGGCGTCGACATCACCCAGCTGATGGACGCCGCCGCATTCCAGGCGCTGCGCGCCAAGCTGACCGGCCAGGGCTTCAGCGCCCTCTACCCGCTGGCCGTCCACAACGTCCTGACCGCCGCCCTCAACGAGGCCGCCGATCTGGGCATCGACGCTGTCACCAGCGACCTGATCAAGGGGGTGTGA
- a CDS encoding helix-turn-helix domain-containing protein yields MSNANVSNTGLRILRAIKALSGHALDGLSNAELAQALNIPPSAVTRLMATMAAEGFATKLDNGRFAPGMALLQVAQRTSNELAAANERINELTQRIHAGARH; encoded by the coding sequence ATGAGTAACGCCAACGTGAGCAACACCGGGCTGCGCATCTTGCGCGCCATCAAGGCGCTCTCCGGCCATGCCCTGGACGGCCTTTCCAACGCCGAGTTGGCCCAGGCCCTGAACATCCCACCCAGCGCCGTGACCCGGCTGATGGCCACCATGGCCGCCGAGGGCTTTGCCACCAAATTGGACAACGGCCGCTTTGCCCCTGGCATGGCCCTGCTGCAGGTAGCCCAGCGCACCAGCAACGAGCTGGCCGCCGCCAACGAACGCATCAATGAACTGACCCAGCGTATCCACGCCGGGGCTCGCCATTAA
- a CDS encoding integrase, producing the protein MNKQPVMARPNLARWQYLSDVARRADEAPHGECSALYAEAAEQLGVSVATVMRDLATLRPSCRKRRNDAGQSALTLAEARAISAYMLDSSRKNGKQLASLEEAVEVLRSNGEIAAGRLDESTGEWVALSLSAIGRALYTYNLHPEQLRRPTPKTALASLHPNHVWQIDPSLCVLYYLPAAEGEAIQVMDEAKFYKNKPANIRRIEKERVWRYVITDHTSGVIFVHYVLGAESGVNLLTAFIHAACQRGNQPFYGIPRLVMVDPGSANTGAVFRNACRALGITLQVNVPGQPWAKGQVEKANDIVERSFEHRLKFLAEPPTTLEQLNSAVEGWMAWFNGTKVHGRTGQTRFGVWQSITAEQLVLAPEPAVIRAVAMAKPEPRKVNVQLEVSFRGRSYSVAQIPGVQVGMQLQVMRNPWHEDVAGIVYKDADGREVVQLVQALELNQYGFQVDAPVIGETYRSHADTQLETNRKELERLSMAAGTDAEAAAQRKRGATPFGGKLDPMKPITDTPLPEYLPKRGTELDVQAPTIQALRLTPVDAARRLRARLGEAWTGEHYRWLVQRYPEGVTEDDLPSIEAAMRRLTPFSLRAVGGE; encoded by the coding sequence ATGAATAAGCAGCCGGTGATGGCGCGGCCCAATCTGGCCCGCTGGCAGTACCTTAGCGACGTTGCCAGGCGCGCCGATGAAGCGCCCCATGGTGAATGCTCCGCCCTGTATGCCGAGGCCGCCGAGCAGCTGGGGGTGAGTGTGGCGACGGTGATGCGCGACTTGGCCACACTGCGCCCCAGTTGCCGCAAGCGCCGCAATGACGCGGGCCAAAGCGCCTTGACCCTGGCCGAAGCCAGGGCGATATCGGCCTATATGCTCGACAGCAGCCGCAAGAACGGCAAGCAACTGGCCAGCCTGGAAGAGGCCGTCGAAGTGCTGCGCAGCAACGGTGAAATAGCCGCCGGGCGCCTGGATGAAAGCACCGGTGAATGGGTAGCGCTGTCGCTCTCGGCCATTGGCCGCGCCCTGTATACCTACAACCTGCACCCGGAGCAGCTGCGCCGCCCGACGCCAAAAACGGCGCTGGCCAGCTTGCACCCCAACCACGTCTGGCAAATCGACCCGTCTCTGTGTGTGCTCTACTACCTGCCCGCCGCCGAGGGCGAAGCCATCCAGGTGATGGACGAGGCCAAGTTCTACAAGAACAAGCCCGCCAACATTCGCCGCATTGAGAAAGAGCGGGTTTGGCGCTACGTGATCACCGACCACACCAGCGGCGTCATTTTCGTTCACTACGTGCTGGGCGCCGAAAGCGGCGTGAACCTGTTAACCGCCTTTATCCATGCCGCTTGCCAGCGCGGCAACCAGCCTTTTTATGGCATCCCGCGCCTGGTGATGGTGGACCCCGGCAGCGCCAACACCGGTGCGGTATTTCGCAATGCCTGCCGGGCGCTCGGCATCACCCTGCAGGTAAACGTGCCCGGCCAACCCTGGGCCAAGGGCCAGGTGGAAAAGGCCAACGACATCGTCGAACGGTCGTTCGAGCATCGCCTCAAGTTTTTGGCCGAGCCGCCCACCACCCTGGAGCAGCTCAACAGCGCTGTTGAGGGCTGGATGGCCTGGTTTAACGGTACCAAGGTTCATGGCCGCACCGGCCAAACCCGCTTTGGCGTTTGGCAGAGCATCACCGCAGAGCAACTGGTGCTGGCGCCTGAGCCTGCCGTTATTCGCGCTGTTGCCATGGCCAAGCCCGAGCCGCGCAAGGTCAACGTGCAGCTGGAGGTGTCGTTCCGTGGCCGCAGCTACTCGGTGGCGCAGATCCCCGGCGTTCAGGTGGGGATGCAGCTACAGGTGATGCGTAACCCCTGGCACGAAGACGTGGCCGGCATCGTCTACAAAGACGCCGACGGCCGCGAGGTGGTGCAGCTGGTCCAGGCCCTGGAGCTGAACCAATACGGCTTCCAGGTGGATGCGCCTGTCATCGGCGAGACCTACCGCAGCCATGCCGACACCCAGCTTGAGACCAACCGCAAGGAGCTGGAGCGGCTGTCTATGGCCGCCGGTACCGACGCCGAGGCGGCCGCCCAGCGCAAGCGCGGCGCCACCCCGTTCGGCGGCAAGCTCGACCCCATGAAACCCATTACCGATACCCCACTGCCCGAATACCTGCCCAAGCGCGGCACCGAGCTGGACGTGCAGGCCCCGACCATCCAGGCCTTGCGCCTGACCCCGGTCGATGCCGCCCGCCGCCTGCGTGCCCGCCTGGGTGAGGCCTGGACGGGTGAACACTACAGATGGCTGGTGCAGCGCTACCCCGAAGGGGTCACCGAGGACGACCTGCCCAGCATTGAAGCCGCGATGCGCCGCCTGACTCCCTTCAGCTTGCGCGCAGTAGGAGGTGAATGA
- a CDS encoding helix-turn-helix domain-containing protein, giving the protein MLGARLKEERERLGLTQPVFAAQADTKKGTVINWEKDASSPTAVQLAALAKIGVDVLYVVTGQRTQQVLSEEMAEIITLYQAAPIQVRAAVHGALTAGNAKVSPQGGSIDNGGNSGTVRVTGNGNTVAGRDIKK; this is encoded by the coding sequence ATGTTAGGTGCGCGTCTTAAAGAAGAGCGAGAGCGTCTTGGGCTGACACAGCCCGTTTTTGCTGCCCAGGCGGATACCAAGAAAGGGACGGTGATCAACTGGGAGAAAGACGCCAGCTCTCCCACCGCTGTGCAGCTGGCGGCACTGGCCAAAATCGGTGTTGATGTGCTCTATGTGGTGACTGGCCAGCGCACCCAGCAGGTGTTATCCGAGGAGATGGCGGAGATCATCACCTTGTATCAAGCGGCGCCCATCCAGGTGCGAGCAGCCGTGCATGGCGCCTTGACCGCCGGCAACGCCAAGGTGTCACCCCAGGGTGGCAGTATCGATAACGGCGGCAACAGTGGCACGGTGCGGGTCACTGGCAACGGCAACACCGTGGCGGGGCGCGATATCAAAAAGTAG
- the zntR gene encoding Zn(2+)-responsive transcriptional regulator, translated as MKIGELARQVRVSVDTLRFWEKQGLLEARRTGSGYRDYDQADLTTLSFIQAMKSLGFSLADIRELLAIRVDKDSHSCGEVKALAQAHLDEVEQRLAQLERVRQALKAMVEACQGGNAEAHQCTILDALEAQGDPLG; from the coding sequence ATGAAGATAGGTGAACTTGCACGCCAGGTCAGGGTGAGCGTCGACACCCTGAGGTTCTGGGAAAAGCAGGGCCTGCTCGAGGCCAGACGAACCGGCAGCGGCTACCGCGACTACGACCAGGCCGACCTCACCACCCTCAGTTTTATCCAGGCCATGAAGTCCCTGGGCTTCTCCCTGGCGGATATCCGTGAGCTGCTGGCCATCAGGGTCGACAAGGACAGCCACAGCTGCGGCGAGGTCAAGGCCCTGGCCCAGGCCCACCTGGACGAGGTCGAGCAGCGGTTGGCGCAGCTGGAAAGAGTTCGCCAGGCTTTGAAGGCCATGGTGGAGGCCTGCCAGGGCGGCAATGCCGAGGCTCACCAGTGCACCATTCTGGATGCCCTGGAGGCGCAGGGAGACCCCCTGGGCTGA
- the lysC gene encoding Rz1-like lysis system protein LysC, protein MLASCASSSPPAPVLPKPQPAALMVPCPPPVSPEDNGMDATALALKQLYDQYGLCAGRLYELQRRLLGERNGH, encoded by the coding sequence ATGCTGGCGTCATGCGCCAGCTCGTCGCCGCCCGCGCCCGTGCTGCCCAAGCCGCAGCCGGCGGCCTTGATGGTGCCGTGCCCGCCGCCGGTCAGTCCGGAGGATAACGGCATGGACGCCACCGCCCTGGCCCTGAAACAGCTTTACGACCAGTACGGCCTCTGCGCCGGCCGGCTCTATGAACTCCAACGCCGCCTGCTGGGAGAGCGCAATGGACACTAA
- a CDS encoding DUF3164 family protein, whose translation MTTNTTEGYRRNSLGHLVPEDQIKPIDLVRDDLVQRLVKQTLEQQQRLALFKAEAMAEVESFVELSAEQYGVNLGGKKGNVTLTSFDGQYQVQLAQGERRHFDERVQAAKVLIDECIAVWSEGASTEIKALVDHAFRVNKQGHIDVNQVLSLRQLNISHPKWEQAMDAIADSIQVGEKKAYLRIYRRSDDGRLNPIHLDIAKL comes from the coding sequence ATGACTACCAACACCACAGAAGGTTACCGCCGCAACAGCTTGGGCCACCTGGTACCCGAGGACCAGATCAAACCCATCGACCTGGTGCGCGACGACCTGGTGCAGCGCCTGGTGAAGCAGACCCTGGAACAGCAGCAGCGCCTGGCGCTGTTCAAAGCCGAGGCCATGGCCGAGGTGGAGAGCTTTGTGGAGCTGAGCGCCGAGCAGTACGGCGTCAACCTCGGCGGTAAGAAAGGCAATGTCACCTTGACCAGCTTTGATGGCCAGTACCAGGTGCAGCTGGCCCAGGGCGAGCGGCGCCATTTTGACGAGCGTGTCCAGGCGGCCAAGGTGCTTATAGACGAGTGCATTGCAGTGTGGTCGGAAGGTGCCAGCACCGAAATCAAAGCATTGGTTGACCACGCATTTCGCGTCAACAAGCAGGGGCACATCGACGTTAACCAGGTGCTCAGCTTGCGCCAGCTCAACATCAGTCATCCCAAGTGGGAGCAGGCCATGGACGCCATCGCCGACTCCATCCAGGTGGGCGAGAAAAAGGCCTACCTGCGCATCTACCGCCGCAGCGACGACGGCCGCTTAAACCCCATCCACCTCGACATCGCCAAGCTCTGA
- a CDS encoding transglycosylase SLT domain-containing protein, producing the protein MKRLLLCLTLLLTACGPLVPAQGSALEPAQDLGTLPAAALKYQHLLLRSAQANWGLDAPVALLAAQVHQESRWRPDAESPVGAQGLAQFMPATAAWMAELYAEPLGANQPQDPAWALQALVLYDRWLYLRIEAASTCQQLAMTLAAYNGGLTWVRRDQALAAGAGADPGTWFGSVEAYTQRSESARRENRAYVQQIVRRWQPLYQSWGPAACEGKF; encoded by the coding sequence ATGAAGCGCCTGCTGCTTTGCCTCACCCTGCTGCTGACCGCCTGCGGGCCGCTGGTACCGGCCCAAGGCTCGGCCCTGGAACCGGCCCAGGACCTGGGCACCCTTCCCGCCGCCGCCCTCAAGTACCAGCATTTGCTGCTGCGCAGCGCCCAGGCCAACTGGGGCCTGGATGCGCCGGTGGCGCTGCTGGCCGCGCAGGTCCACCAGGAGAGCCGCTGGCGCCCGGATGCCGAATCGCCTGTCGGTGCCCAGGGCCTGGCCCAGTTCATGCCGGCCACCGCCGCCTGGATGGCGGAGCTGTATGCCGAGCCGCTGGGGGCCAACCAGCCCCAGGATCCGGCCTGGGCCCTGCAAGCCCTGGTGCTCTACGACCGCTGGCTTTACCTGCGCATCGAAGCGGCCAGCACCTGCCAGCAGTTGGCCATGACCCTGGCCGCCTACAACGGCGGCCTGACCTGGGTCAGGCGCGACCAGGCCCTGGCCGCCGGCGCCGGCGCCGACCCCGGCACCTGGTTCGGTAGCGTCGAGGCCTACACCCAGCGCAGCGAATCTGCCCGGCGCGAGAACCGCGCCTATGTGCAGCAGATCGTGCGCCGCTGGCAGCCCCTGTACCAAAGCTGGGGTCCAGCGGCCTGCGAGGGGAAATTCTGA
- a CDS encoding HNH endonuclease signature motif containing protein has protein sequence MAAFNYTRQQIAWLAVRAHLDRKYLTQCFNLHFGTNLSVSAIKGTCKRHGIMTGRTGCFEKGNSPHNAGVKGWQAGGRSAETRFKKGDQPSNWAPIGSERLCDGYLQRKMTDTGYPPADWVEVHRLLWEEHHGPIPDKHVVTFKDGDKANITLDNLELISRAEHAMRNKMGFGSYPEELKPAVATLVKVKAAISVKVREAN, from the coding sequence ATGGCCGCCTTCAACTATACCCGCCAGCAGATCGCATGGCTGGCCGTGCGGGCGCACCTGGACCGCAAGTACTTGACCCAATGCTTCAACCTGCACTTCGGCACCAATCTCAGCGTGTCTGCCATCAAAGGCACCTGCAAGCGCCATGGCATCATGACAGGCAGGACAGGTTGCTTTGAGAAAGGCAACAGCCCTCATAACGCAGGTGTGAAAGGCTGGCAAGCGGGTGGCCGTTCTGCAGAGACCCGGTTCAAGAAGGGCGATCAGCCCAGCAACTGGGCCCCTATCGGCAGCGAACGGCTTTGTGACGGTTATCTGCAGCGCAAGATGACCGACACCGGCTATCCGCCCGCCGATTGGGTAGAGGTACATCGGCTGCTTTGGGAAGAGCACCACGGCCCTATCCCTGATAAGCATGTCGTCACGTTCAAAGACGGCGACAAGGCCAACATCACCCTCGACAACCTGGAGCTGATCAGCAGGGCCGAGCATGCCATGCGCAACAAGATGGGCTTTGGCAGCTACCCCGAAGAACTCAAGCCGGCCGTGGCCACCCTGGTCAAGGTCAAAGCGGCCATTTCCGTCAAAGTAAGGGAGGCCAACTGA
- a CDS encoding Mor transcription activator family protein: MSDNQMGTRRHELLEDIHAQVAKVAQEFGIKEDVADQVGCAIADHLAENWGGQNFTIPMDHHYRISQRDAEIYDRFNGRNHHVLAKEFNMTVRGIYKVIKRVRAKGDPNQPGLF, translated from the coding sequence ATGAGCGACAACCAGATGGGTACCCGCCGCCACGAGCTGCTCGAAGACATCCACGCCCAGGTGGCAAAGGTGGCGCAGGAGTTCGGGATCAAAGAGGACGTGGCCGACCAAGTGGGCTGTGCCATCGCCGACCATCTGGCGGAGAACTGGGGCGGCCAGAACTTCACCATCCCCATGGACCACCACTACAGGATCAGCCAGCGCGATGCTGAGATCTACGACCGCTTCAACGGCCGCAATCATCACGTACTGGCCAAAGAGTTCAACATGACAGTGCGCGGGATCTACAAGGTCATCAAGCGCGTCCGTGCCAAAGGCGACCCCAACCAGCCAGGGCTGTTCTGA